The genomic region tgtctgctgaggcatggcattccactcttcttgaagggcggccctcaggtcattgaggttctggggtgcagggttacgagcctctacacggcgactcagctgatcccataggttttctatgggattcaggtctggagaaagtgcaggccactctttttgaggtaccccagcctccagcagccattccctaatgatccgacctcgatgagctggagcattgtcgtccatgaagatgaattTAGGcttgtgttgttcatgcaggggcacaatgactggattaatgatgttattcaggtagtattggcttgtcactgtaccattcacaagatgtagggcagttctgtattgagtagacacacctgcccagactgtcgtctggtgacaacagtggctgatgcatagcgctctccttgatgtctccaacatcattggtggccatcatttctgctcaacgtgaatcaactttcatcagagaacagcccACTGGTACCTTGTCCAGcttaaatgctccctggcccatgcaagacgatgcagaccacgctgatgtaaacggttttgaatggtctgacgtgacacttgggtgcctctcacctcccgtaaatgtgcctggagttgagtggcattcatcatccggttccgcagggcactgttcacagtAAAGCAGTCATcgacgtgggatgtggccaaaggacgggTACttctcaagattcaagattcaagaagctttattgtcatttccaccacatatagctgacgcagtataTAGTGAAATAACACCACATTTCTCAAGGatctggtgctacataaacaaacaacatagagttcagaacaacacagagctaggaccgaaagtttgtccaagccacataaagtgtaaagtgttcagctaggtgcaaacaaagcaatgacaagacagtgcaaaaacaataagtacaaaaaaagacaacacaaaaacacaggacacttagctccgaaaaaagaaaaagaacgtgcaatgaaatgtaaatgaaatgaaataaaatgagatgatgtacaaCTCTGGACCTGACTTTGGACCTGACAACATGCATCtttgtcgcaacctgctgatgacactctgtgacactctaagctcagtggccacttccctctgagaacatcctgtttgaagccttgcaatggcgaggtactgttgatcaattgttaggtatcgtcttggtctcatgatgtcaaaatgtgaacagcatgatgaagaggactgtttaaataccaattctaattgaaccagaaaatgtattggtcgattcatgaatcaaacaccagttgtgaattttgccattaagcaccttgctagagaacagcaagttatgcaaaaagtacggaaacactgaacagttggacatgtgcattcaaaagtgtagagaaggtcaaattcagttcacctgtaaaggttatagtgcattttaggtgcatcctgaaatttcacccgaaagccaaatatccttaactttttgtgagtagtgtacatATCTGGCAAAAAGTGGCAAAAATTCAGTAAAATGAAGAACTATCCCAAGCTGGAGTACAAATGAAATGTATTGAAAAAGGATGGACTGTAACTGAAATCACTGAAAGGGTGGAAAAAATATTGCTTTCGAGGGATCTGGACTTACAAGTTGAATTTTATGTATTCATAGTAAATTGTTTGGATGTTGAGGACTGTAAGGACCAGTGGAAGGTTAAACATGTTCCAGCTGGAGTGGAATTGCTGAtaatttccttcctttctgacactgacacacagaaggAAAGAGAGTCTGGTGATTTATGAGCAGGTCTCTACATGCTCCTACTCGGTAGGAGATCAGCTATCAGGTGGGAGTGTAACTTGATCCCCTCTTTAACTGCTGACCAGAGCATTCTGACATACAGGGTCGGGCTAAAGTTAGGGGCCGAGACGGTGACACGGTCACAGCTTAAGTTCTCCTTGTTTACATGAGATCATTAAATCTCATCTGGTGTGCAGGGTcgtaaagaaagacagacaattTGGATGCATTTGGAatggttgagagagagagagagagtatttccGTACAGCTGGGGTTCCTCTCCTCCCACTCGCTCTCCCCAAgtagtggagagagagagagagagagagagatagattgattgattgagcaCACTAACCGGTTCGTACTATACAGAAACACATGTCTCAACAGGACGAGCGTTACATGAAAAGAATAAGCGCAAGGTAGGCTGATTGACCGACTCACAATTCCACAAAATCTGTCTGAAATCATTCAGACCCGGTAGGCTCTCAGTCTTCTGCTTGTAATTTCGCAGTTAAATTAATGCTTTTGTAGCAGGAAATGGTTTACACTTTCAATTCTTCAAAGTCACATCCTGTACGGTTTTTTGTTCTCTTGTAACTCCTAATCTGTGACCTAAACACCATATTTTACAAGACTGCAAAATGTTCTTTTACATGTTTGTGTAGTACAAAGAGTTTGAGTAACGTTAATGAGATCCAGATTTTActgtcgtctctctctctctctctctctctctctctttttgatGTAACGCATGCTGTGATACAAAAACATTGAACACGGACCTGAGATAATATCTAATCATATGTCTGTAATTTTAGTCTGCTTGGAGGGGGGATCtggtgttttaaaaaatattttaattctgaGAAATGTTTCTAAGAGAGTAGAACAAATGGGCGGAGACGGAAGACATTTAACCCGagattacaacaacaacaagaagaaagACCGCGCAGTCTGTTTTCAATTCACTGCGAGCGGAAGCATGGAGAAAGGTTTTTCTTTGCCTTGCTGtgatcatttctgttttttggtAGAACGacgaaacaaaagaaagaaaaaaaaagcgttATCAAGGGGAAGGGGGTATTTTCCTGTACACGTTACAGAGTTTTTAGTAAACATCCCCTGGTGCTTCTTTTTAAAGCAGCACTAGTGAACGATCAGAGACCATCATATATGCCAAAAAATATGAAGTGGTTTAGGAATGTAAATATCTATAATTGTGTCTGCAGGATTTTCAATAACTGCAGCATATTAACAGTAGCACAGTTCAGTATTTCATGAGGTTTGTGGAAATGCTAATTATCTCTTTTAGTGATTAGTGAATGATTTCAAAGGTGTTGCTGTTtaacagatataaatataagatGATGTTATGTTGAGTTGCTTTGTTTGTCTAGATGTGGTGCAATTGTGTTGCAGCATGCTCACTGCCTCCTGtagctatagatagatagatagatagatacaactttattgtcattgcaaagtacaggtacatagcaatgaaatggtgtttagcatctaccagaagtgcaaatagtagaaattgtgcaaatgaacaagtgcagataaatatgtacatcgataaatatgtatgttagagtgtgcatagaaaagtatgtgcaggtagtatttacagcagataaagtgacaggtgtaattataattgtgctaaaattgtgtgtgttatatagctAATAGAAGGGCAATTGGTGCAGGAATCCTAGTTTTTGCTCTGTGACCATTTTCAATGGTGAAGGGTCTGTAGACTGGACTGTTGCCAGGGTTGCTAAAGTCCCCTTTTTGAAGCATACTTGGAGGCCTCCAATATCCTGTTTTATAGCATGTCTATTATGTACAGAAACGTTCTATTGTAAGACATGGTGCAAATGAttagaagaagtagaagaatgGGTATTATGGTGTCTGTGTAttagaaatgaatgtaaatacaCCAGAGTGATCTTGTTTCTCACACCCTTTCTAGCTCAAATTGCTTTCGCACTagtttcagttgtttttttaCTGAGATGTAGTTGGGTTGGACATTTTTTGGAAACCTGGCTGTTTAATGATATGTACACTGGGACTGGTGACAGGATATACACCTGCTGTAGAAAACAAAGATGAATAAAGGTATGTTTAAAAACACTCAAAAACAGCTGTAGGGTGGATGACTGGATGACTACATGTTGTCGATTCTCAACTGCCTCCTAAGGAGTTTCTTTAATTTACTTGGTACTAGCATGTAGCATAAGTCAAGTAGGATAGCCTTGAGATTTTTTTCATTACTAATGCAACAGGTCACCAGCCGCTGATgcttcactctctgtcttttcaCCATATGAAGGTGCTGCGTTTGTAACTCTGCACTCTCTCACTGGTACTTTGAAAGAGATGGACAGTATTTCTGCAAAAAGGACTACTGGACTCGCTTTGGAGAACAGTGTTGTGGATGCTCAGAGATCATCACCACTGGCGTCATTATGGTAAAAAGCTTCAAATAACCCAATAATGAAACTTTCCCAAGATCACTTAAGACACAAGATGAGTTTAGTAATGACTGTATAGAGCAGAGTCATCATGATCTTACAGTTTAATTGTCATGATTATTCATTTAACGCCCTAAATGATCTCAAATGACATACAAACCTTTTCTGCTCTTTCTCATTTGGgcttcctttcattcattcattgtacAGATGCAGCTCATATTTCAGGTGCTGATGTCACCACCACCCTTCCCTTATACCTTGACCTCTACATCCTCTACATCTCATTGTGTTTTGCTTTGAGTTTTATATTCTGTCCAAATCTGCTTCCTTCCTCCGTAGGTGGCGGGAGAAAGCAAGTATCATTCAGAATGTTTCATCTGCGAACAATGCAGCATGTTCATTGGAGATGGCGATTCATACGCTTTAGAGGAGCATTCCAAGTTATACTGGTTTGTTTGCATTTAAGGCACAGGGTGTATGGAATATGAATTCTGTTTATAGATCtttaaatataaagataaaaGACAGGTTCAGTGTTTATATCAATATTTCCCAGGATCTGTCCAGTGACTGTCTTTCTTTGCTTCATCTTTAGTGAGCAGTGTTATTATCAGCGTGCATCAGAAAGGCATCCAGGGACAGGATGTTTCCAGCTTCCTCACACTGTGGCGCTGGTGTCATTTCCTGCCACAGCAGACAGCAGGAGAGGTCTGGCGTTCACTGTAGATCAGTGCCCTGTCAATGGAAACAGCCCCATTATCAAAGTATCTCAGTGAGTCTACATAATACATACTGCCATCTTTTTAGAACCTCGCCCACAAATCTTGGCTCATTCTGCACCATTCACCTTTTCCAGGTTAGATTCGTCCACAATCAGTCCTGAAATTAAGGAAATGATTCACGTTGGAGACTCTGTCCTTGAAATCAATGGAAGAGCTGTTCAAAACATTCCACTTGATGAGGTAAGAGGTTATATACATAATGGAATCTATTTCATTCCTCAGGGCTGATGAatttcttgattctgattggtcagaggatGGCTCTGATGGTATTTCCAGCCACAAagcaaattatattaatgtgctcgtTCTATGTTATTGcttctataataacacacaatTGTGTGATGGCTGCTAAATACAAATGTTTAAAACATGTGTAGTTGTTGATACGGTGAGGGTTTTCTctaaagaaatgtttatttaacatttatggaaggagtcttcattGTCAGTGCTTTTGAACAATCAAAATGAAAGCTGCTTCCAAAGTAAAAAATCTTAAGGACAGAATGcctacattttatttaacatttattaaaggagTCTTcagggtcagttctttgtatcCCATCGATAATTATTTTTCTCTTACATTACACCCATCTTGTTCTTATTACATATACGTGATAATACATCACATTTTAATCTCTAACAGATTGACCCGTTGATCCATGACATTGAGCACTGCCTGAAACTCACTGTTGAACACAACCCCGGTGGCCTTTCTAGTCCAGAGGATCGATCTTGTCTGTTGGACGAGGAAGCAGACCAACCAGGGAATTTAGACTTCTTCCCGCCTCACAAACACGGTGTCCGCCACCGCTCCAGAAACATTATGTAGGAACTAATACAGTCAAAGAAATGAtaatttatcacattacaatgcAGTGCTTTTGAAATAAAGTAACTAGAATACTTTTACTAACCTGTTCCTGAGTAGACGCAGTTGCAGCATTGAAAAAAGCCCGTGTTCCCAAAGCCACTTGCCGCTGCTCTCTAACAGAAGAAACATTAATCGCTCAGAATCTTTGCGTGTCGATCCAGTTGACAAAACTCAGCGCATCTTCTGTCCCTCCGACCTGATATACGGAGAAGTTCTTGGCAAGGGCTTCTACGGACAAGCCATCAAGGTAAAGAACCTAATAACGACAAATTGCCAGCCAAAAGAAAATAGCACATTAAACATAATTTCTATCTCTGCTTATAATCAGGTGACACATCAGCAAACAGGTGAAGTCATGGTGATTAAGGAACTTCTTCGTTTTGATGAAGAGACCCAGACAACATTTCTCAAGGAGGTTTGAGATCACTGAATTAGGTTCATGTACTGGATAACTCATTTCTCGACAGGGTTACAACTCGCTGTAGCTGGATTTACTGTCATTCTAGGTCAAAGTGATGCGCTGTCTGGATCACCCAAACGTCCTGAAGTTTATTGGAGTTCTTTACAAAGACAAGCGAGTAAACTTCATCTCGGAGTATGTGCCAGGAGGGACTCTGAGGGAAACCATACAGAAAATGGTCTATCTATGACTTACTTAATGGAATCAAATATTGtatttaattgcattaattggcaataagcattttttttaatcaactaTCCAACAGGGCAGTGATCATCCATGGAAACTAAGAGTAAGCTATGCAAAGGACATTTCTGCAGGAATGGTAAGCACTTATTGTGGCAAACATGGATTAATGTGgatgtatttatttcagattgCAACAATATCAtgcaaatatatacagtatgtggaaGTGTGAGAAAATCTGTTGAATGTCACTGAGGATGAATTCTGGGAAACTAAGGAGTTTGTTTGTCCTTATAACACATTTTGACACCTCAATTTATCgttgtaaaaaagaaatatgtttcataaaaatggcaaaaaattgttttcatttattacaaCTTTAATTAATGAAGTCTAGGCTACTTTCCTATAAAGAAATTCCCTATGCCAAAGTGAAAAGAAATTGAGCCAGATCAATTCTGCTTGTAATCATACATATACCAGCTATCAAAATGTCCACAATGTTAAAGTGGTAATAGaatttttacataaaaatgaTCTTCCCTTTCAGTTTAACCTGTTTTTAGAATGCTTCTacataataatgaatgaatgtactTTTCAGACCTCAGCCAACttttgtaaacattttgttCTCTTCTACTAGGCCTACCTACATTCCATGAATGTGATCCATAGAGATCTGAACTCACATAACTGTTTTGTTAGACAGGTAAGGATGCATAACGATCATGATGCTGCTTCATCTGGACCACAatttaa from Hemibagrus wyckioides isolate EC202008001 linkage group LG18, SWU_Hwy_1.0, whole genome shotgun sequence harbors:
- the limk1b gene encoding LIM domain kinase 1 isoform X1, with translation MSQQDERYMKRISARCCVCNSALSHWYFERDGQYFCKKDYWTRFGEQCCGCSEIITTGVIMVAGESKYHSECFICEQCSMFIGDGDSYALEEHSKLYCEQCYYQRASERHPGTGCFQLPHTVALVSFPATADSRRGLAFTVDQCPVNGNSPIIKVSQLDSSTISPEIKEMIHVGDSVLEINGRAVQNIPLDEIDPLIHDIEHCLKLTVEHNPGGLSSPEDRSCLLDEEADQPGNLDFFPPHKHGVRHRSRNIIRSCSIEKSPCSQSHLPLLSNRRNINRSESLRVDPVDKTQRIFCPSDLIYGEVLGKGFYGQAIKVTHQQTGEVMVIKELLRFDEETQTTFLKEVKVMRCLDHPNVLKFIGVLYKDKRVNFISEYVPGGTLRETIQKMGSDHPWKLRVSYAKDISAGMAYLHSMNVIHRDLNSHNCFVRQNHSVVVADFGLARLLKEDKSQIKNPSPEQASKLSKPHRKKRYTVVGNPYWMAPEMMRGISYDERVDIFSFGIILCEIIGRVYADPDYLPRTMEFGLGVKEFLNRYYPAECPSAFFPLAALCCDTEAEKRPSFAKLEEWLESLLMHLDIRLHLISDLDKVQKAFWENHTEIQHNNGFQSEQKERRVSNQE
- the limk1b gene encoding LIM domain kinase 1 isoform X2; protein product: MVAGESKYHSECFICEQCSMFIGDGDSYALEEHSKLYCEQCYYQRASERHPGTGCFQLPHTVALVSFPATADSRRGLAFTVDQCPVNGNSPIIKVSQLDSSTISPEIKEMIHVGDSVLEINGRAVQNIPLDEIDPLIHDIEHCLKLTVEHNPGGLSSPEDRSCLLDEEADQPGNLDFFPPHKHGVRHRSRNIIRSCSIEKSPCSQSHLPLLSNRRNINRSESLRVDPVDKTQRIFCPSDLIYGEVLGKGFYGQAIKVTHQQTGEVMVIKELLRFDEETQTTFLKEVKVMRCLDHPNVLKFIGVLYKDKRVNFISEYVPGGTLRETIQKMGSDHPWKLRVSYAKDISAGMAYLHSMNVIHRDLNSHNCFVRQNHSVVVADFGLARLLKEDKSQIKNPSPEQASKLSKPHRKKRYTVVGNPYWMAPEMMRGISYDERVDIFSFGIILCEIIGRVYADPDYLPRTMEFGLGVKEFLNRYYPAECPSAFFPLAALCCDTEAEKRPSFAKLEEWLESLLMHLDIRLHLISDLDKVQKAFWENHTEIQHNNGFQSEQKERRVSNQE